A genomic region of Dactylococcopsis salina PCC 8305 contains the following coding sequences:
- a CDS encoding NADPH-dependent FMN reductase, with amino-acid sequence MTYLIIGASLKPESKSQILAAQAQQLFKAHGKEAKWLDLREVALPMCDGKSSYADPNLPPLAEAIAEATGILVATPIYNYDVNANIKNFLELTGKSWQEKTVGFICAAGGQGSYMSVMPFANSLMLDFRCLIIPRFVYATSEAFVEGTLVDETIKTRLAELVDRLVEVSEALSEKTV; translated from the coding sequence ATGACTTATTTAATTATTGGAGCAAGTCTCAAACCTGAAAGTAAAAGCCAAATTTTAGCCGCACAAGCACAACAATTATTTAAAGCTCATGGTAAAGAGGCGAAATGGCTTGATTTAAGAGAAGTAGCGCTTCCGATGTGCGACGGAAAAAGTTCTTATGCTGATCCCAATCTTCCTCCTCTAGCAGAAGCGATCGCAGAAGCAACAGGAATTTTAGTGGCAACGCCCATTTATAATTATGATGTTAATGCCAACATTAAAAACTTTTTAGAGCTTACGGGTAAATCTTGGCAAGAAAAAACGGTGGGATTTATTTGCGCGGCGGGTGGACAAGGGAGTTATATGTCTGTAATGCCGTTTGCGAATAGTTTAATGTTAGACTTTCGTTGTTTGATTATTCCTCGCTTTGTTTACGCTACCTCTGAGGCGTTTGTAGAAGGAACATTGGTGGATGAAACGATTAAAACTCGACTCGCAGAATTGGTCGATCGTCTGGTGGAAGTGAGTGAGGCTTTAAGTGAGAAAACCGTATAA
- a CDS encoding phytoene desaturase family protein — translation MSNDRDVIIIGSGIGGLCAGALLARYGFQVTVCESHTIPGGAAHGFERDGYLFDSGPSLYSGLSAPSANPLRQVLDAIEEEVTCINYDTWGCWLPEGNFNMAVGAEQFCQVLRELRGEKAVREWRNLQEMMTPLGKASMALPPTAVRSDWGILRTLLPFLPNLIQQGGQTLQLMGAFDRIRDQVISDRFLRNWLDLLCYLLSGLPANGTSAAEMAFMFADWYRPNVKLDYPVGGSAALVEALVRGLKKYGGELRLGATVAEILIEGKRAVGVRLKNGDTLKASKAVVSNASVWDTLKLLPKNKIPQGFQKEKETIPQCPSFMHLHLGIDGTDIPETLPCHHIIVNDWEKGVTAPQNVVLVSIPSLLDPSLAPSGKHVIHAYTPASEPYELWEGLDRKSKAYQQQKEERSKVLWEAVSRVIPQVRDRAEVTLIGTPLTHERFLRRHRGTYGPAISAKTGFFPGATTPWQGLLCCGDSTFPGIGLPAVAASGAIAANSVASVEQHLQLLRDTGSLNQS, via the coding sequence GTGAGTAACGATCGAGATGTAATTATTATTGGCAGTGGGATTGGTGGTTTGTGTGCTGGGGCGTTATTGGCTCGTTACGGCTTCCAAGTGACGGTTTGCGAGAGTCACACCATCCCTGGTGGGGCTGCCCATGGCTTTGAACGTGACGGCTATTTGTTTGATTCGGGTCCCTCTTTATATTCAGGATTATCAGCCCCGTCGGCGAATCCCTTAAGACAAGTTCTCGACGCGATCGAGGAAGAAGTGACCTGCATCAATTACGACACTTGGGGCTGTTGGCTGCCAGAAGGGAACTTTAACATGGCAGTAGGAGCAGAACAATTTTGTCAAGTGTTACGGGAGTTACGAGGGGAAAAAGCGGTTAGGGAGTGGCGAAACCTACAGGAGATGATGACTCCTTTAGGGAAAGCATCAATGGCGCTTCCCCCAACTGCGGTGCGTTCAGATTGGGGAATCCTGCGAACCTTACTCCCGTTTCTTCCGAATTTGATTCAACAGGGAGGTCAAACTTTACAATTGATGGGAGCATTCGATCGGATTCGAGATCAAGTGATCAGCGATCGATTTTTGCGAAACTGGCTCGATTTGTTGTGTTATCTCCTGTCTGGTTTACCCGCTAATGGCACGAGTGCGGCGGAAATGGCGTTTATGTTTGCCGATTGGTATCGCCCTAATGTCAAACTCGATTATCCTGTGGGAGGAAGTGCCGCGTTAGTGGAGGCACTGGTAAGAGGCTTAAAAAAATACGGGGGAGAATTACGCTTAGGGGCGACCGTTGCAGAAATTTTAATTGAAGGGAAACGTGCGGTAGGAGTCCGTTTAAAAAATGGGGACACCCTGAAAGCATCAAAGGCGGTGGTTTCTAATGCGTCGGTTTGGGATACGTTGAAATTACTCCCCAAAAATAAAATCCCTCAAGGGTTTCAAAAGGAAAAAGAGACAATTCCCCAATGTCCTAGTTTCATGCACTTACATTTAGGGATAGATGGGACAGATATTCCTGAAACGCTCCCCTGTCATCATATTATCGTTAATGATTGGGAAAAAGGCGTTACCGCACCGCAAAATGTGGTTTTAGTGTCGATTCCCTCTTTGCTTGATCCCTCCCTTGCGCCATCGGGAAAGCACGTCATCCACGCTTACACCCCAGCCAGTGAACCTTACGAACTTTGGGAAGGATTAGACCGTAAGAGTAAAGCCTATCAACAACAGAAAGAGGAACGCTCAAAAGTCCTGTGGGAAGCAGTTTCGAGAGTAATTCCCCAAGTGCGCGATCGCGCTGAGGTGACATTAATCGGAACGCCCCTCACCCATGAACGCTTTTTAAGACGACATCGCGGGACTTATGGCCCAGCCATTAGTGCCAAAACTGGATTTTTCCCAGGTGCGACCACACCTTGGCAAGGATTACTGTGTTGTGGTGATTCCACCTTCCCTGGAATTGGTTTACCTGCGGTGGCAGCGAGTGGCGCGATCGCGGCAAATAGTGTGGCTTCAGTCGAGCAACATCTGCAATTATTGAGAGATACAGGTTCGCTCAATCAATCATAA
- a CDS encoding SRPBCC family protein: MIDPQVNNENEASNTDLEAQLDEVKIETEEVAKRQRRITSAISIEHPREAVWQVLTDYESLPEFIPSLEKSQRLEHPEGEKVRLEQVGKQRLFKVNFSARVVLDLTEMPPSRIDFEMVEGDFKAFSGYWSLEEADQKTELIYSIFVWPPRTMPVSLIERRLSLDLSLNLVAIRQRVGIVHSE; this comes from the coding sequence GTGATTGATCCACAAGTTAATAACGAAAATGAAGCGTCTAATACAGATTTAGAAGCACAGTTGGATGAGGTAAAGATTGAGACAGAAGAGGTGGCAAAACGTCAAAGACGGATTACCAGCGCGATCTCGATCGAGCATCCAAGAGAAGCAGTTTGGCAAGTGCTAACGGATTATGAATCACTCCCAGAGTTTATTCCCAGTTTAGAAAAAAGTCAACGCTTAGAGCATCCCGAAGGAGAGAAAGTACGCTTGGAACAAGTGGGAAAACAACGCTTGTTCAAGGTTAATTTTAGTGCGCGGGTGGTGTTAGATTTAACGGAAATGCCACCGTCACGGATTGATTTTGAGATGGTAGAGGGAGATTTTAAGGCGTTCTCTGGGTATTGGTCACTAGAAGAAGCAGACCAGAAAACTGAGTTAATTTATAGTATATTTGTATGGCCCCCGCGCACGATGCCAGTGAGTTTGATTGAGCGTCGGTTGAGTCTGGATTTATCCTTAAATTTAGTGGCAATTCGTCAACGAGTGGGAATAGTTCATAGTGAGTAA
- the psb32 gene encoding photosystem II repair protein Psb32, giving the protein MSQLLKQIVIKLNSYQQLLLLLFIPCFMFVMTAFPVHAATSPRDLPNISEEESVYVVDQAEVISRSNEGKLNKILQDIAENTNADIKLAVIRRLNYGETVDSFADELFSQWYPTAADKQDKVLLVFDTITNNATIRVSESLKDRLPEEIATSVVEDTIGVPIREDNKYNRAFLDASDRLGMVLAGKPDPGPPEVQDDIRVEGTFTKAEDTDTQNSTIWVVGLLIVATVIPMATYFAYVLLTN; this is encoded by the coding sequence ATGTCACAACTTTTGAAACAAATTGTAATCAAACTAAACTCCTATCAACAATTACTGTTGCTGTTGTTCATTCCTTGCTTCATGTTTGTGATGACGGCGTTTCCCGTTCACGCCGCCACCAGTCCTCGTGATCTCCCTAACATCAGCGAGGAGGAATCAGTTTACGTGGTGGATCAAGCAGAAGTAATCAGCCGTAGCAATGAAGGAAAATTAAATAAAATCCTTCAAGATATTGCTGAGAATACCAACGCTGACATTAAGTTGGCGGTGATTCGTCGCTTGAATTATGGGGAAACGGTGGATAGTTTCGCTGATGAGTTATTCAGTCAGTGGTATCCTACCGCCGCCGACAAACAGGATAAAGTATTATTGGTGTTTGATACTATCACCAATAACGCCACGATTCGGGTTAGTGAAAGTTTAAAAGATCGTCTCCCAGAAGAAATCGCCACAAGTGTAGTTGAAGATACAATTGGCGTTCCCATTCGAGAGGATAATAAGTATAACAGAGCGTTCCTTGATGCAAGCGATCGCTTGGGAATGGTTCTAGCTGGCAAACCTGATCCAGGCCCCCCAGAGGTTCAAGATGACATTCGAGTGGAAGGAACGTTCACTAAAGCCGAAGACACTGACACCCAAAATTCAACGATTTGGGTTGTCGGTTTACTGATTGTGGCGACGGTGATTCCTATGGCAACTTATTTCGCTTATGTGCTGTTGACGAATTAG
- a CDS encoding DUF4346 domain-containing protein has product MTQVNLTTNLSAIDNELSKRHINLDPGGYFIIYLDRAEGLICAKHYNNLVDEQGFALHPITGERLSAKCNDANQVATTIYTGRTAKELCVKLFEETEPCPVTQANHAAYLGRELMRAEIALIQGSEYVQD; this is encoded by the coding sequence ATGACTCAAGTAAATCTTACTACGAACCTCAGCGCGATCGATAACGAACTATCGAAACGCCATATTAACCTCGATCCAGGGGGCTACTTTATCATCTACCTCGATCGAGCAGAAGGATTAATCTGTGCTAAACACTATAACAACCTAGTGGATGAACAAGGCTTCGCCCTACACCCCATCACGGGAGAGAGACTTTCCGCAAAATGTAACGATGCCAATCAGGTAGCAACTACCATTTACACTGGACGCACCGCCAAAGAATTATGCGTCAAGCTCTTTGAAGAAACCGAACCCTGTCCAGTCACTCAAGCCAACCACGCCGCCTATCTGGGACGGGAATTAATGCGAGCCGAAATTGCACTGATACAGGGTAGCGAATACGTGCAAGACTAA
- the ltrA gene encoding group II intron reverse transcriptase/maturase has product MNQIRYKCDARTKTFLMLWLGFGFNLMAETEWSQIDWKEVEIRVFKLQKRIYRASQSGDVAKVHKLQRLLLRSWCAKLLAVRRISQDNQGKNTAGIDGVKSLSPKQRLSLAENLTLTGKGKSLRRVWIPKPGRKEKRGLGIPVMEDRARQALLKLALEPEWEAKFEPNSYGFRPGRSCHDACGAIYSAIKQKSKWVLDADISKCFDRINHNVLLQKLNTTPTMARQIRAWLKSGVLDRGDWFPTNEGTPQGGVISPLLANIALHGLEEYIKQWTETWKGKKQTNIKSISLIRYADDFVVLHKDKSIIQQAKTLIEQWLHGLGLEISESKTRICHTLHDTEETKAGFDFLGWNVRQYKVGKRHSGKNTNGNLLGFKTIIKPSDKSIKTHYEKIVEVLDSMKGKSQEVIIDKLNPIIMGWCNYHKTVCSKETFQHIDNSVYNKLRRWTKRRHPNKTLKWCEERYFHLTKEKNLDGEKRNAKWVFSTPSDVPNSPVAGTHELWKHAWTPIERHIKIEGTRSPYDGDWRYWSKRRGEYPGTPKRVATLMKRQKGKCTRCGLYFKDGDVEEVDHIIPKAEGGRDDYKNLQLLHRHCHHQKTAEDRQRQMDNKGQKKTQKKTKKGRKSETKQGSAVNTA; this is encoded by the coding sequence ATGAACCAAATCAGGTATAAATGTGATGCTCGGACAAAGACCTTTTTAATGCTCTGGTTAGGCTTTGGGTTTAATCTCATGGCAGAGACGGAGTGGAGTCAGATTGACTGGAAGGAGGTTGAAATACGGGTGTTTAAGCTCCAAAAGCGGATTTATCGAGCTTCTCAAAGTGGTGACGTGGCTAAAGTTCACAAACTCCAAAGATTATTGTTACGGTCTTGGTGTGCCAAGCTCTTAGCAGTACGGCGCATTTCGCAGGATAACCAAGGTAAAAATACCGCAGGGATAGATGGGGTGAAAAGCCTAAGTCCTAAACAACGGTTGAGCCTTGCTGAAAACCTGACCCTTACAGGGAAGGGGAAATCCTTAAGACGGGTCTGGATTCCAAAACCAGGTCGCAAAGAAAAACGTGGCTTGGGTATTCCAGTAATGGAAGACCGTGCGAGGCAAGCACTTCTCAAATTGGCTTTAGAACCAGAATGGGAAGCAAAATTCGAGCCTAACTCATACGGATTCAGACCAGGACGTTCTTGCCATGATGCGTGCGGAGCAATATATTCGGCTATCAAACAAAAATCCAAATGGGTTTTAGATGCTGACATTTCAAAATGCTTCGACCGCATAAATCACAATGTTCTCTTACAAAAACTGAATACAACCCCGACTATGGCTCGACAAATTCGAGCTTGGTTGAAATCGGGGGTATTGGATAGAGGCGATTGGTTTCCAACAAATGAGGGAACACCACAAGGAGGGGTGATAAGTCCTCTATTGGCAAACATCGCCCTGCATGGACTTGAAGAGTACATAAAACAATGGACTGAAACTTGGAAAGGGAAAAAACAAACTAATATTAAAAGTATCTCTCTTATCAGGTATGCAGATGATTTCGTTGTTCTCCACAAGGATAAATCCATCATCCAACAGGCGAAAACGCTTATTGAACAGTGGTTACATGGCTTAGGCTTAGAAATAAGCGAGAGCAAGACGAGAATTTGCCATACCTTGCATGATACGGAAGAAACGAAAGCAGGGTTCGACTTTCTAGGGTGGAACGTCCGACAATATAAGGTCGGGAAGAGACACTCAGGAAAAAACACAAATGGCAATTTACTCGGATTCAAAACAATAATTAAACCTAGCGACAAGAGTATCAAAACACATTACGAAAAGATTGTTGAAGTATTAGATTCAATGAAAGGTAAATCCCAAGAGGTAATCATTGATAAACTTAATCCCATCATCATGGGTTGGTGCAACTATCACAAAACAGTCTGCTCGAAAGAAACGTTCCAACACATAGACAACTCAGTCTATAACAAATTACGTCGCTGGACAAAACGCCGTCATCCTAATAAAACCCTCAAATGGTGTGAAGAAAGATACTTTCATTTGACTAAGGAGAAAAATTTAGATGGAGAAAAGAGAAACGCAAAATGGGTCTTTTCAACTCCTTCCGATGTACCAAACTCTCCTGTTGCGGGTACGCACGAACTGTGGAAACACGCATGGACACCAATTGAAAGACATATAAAAATCGAGGGTACGAGGTCTCCTTACGATGGAGACTGGCGGTACTGGAGTAAACGTCGGGGTGAATATCCTGGCACACCAAAACGGGTTGCTACTCTGATGAAGCGCCAGAAAGGCAAATGTACCCGTTGTGGACTTTACTTTAAGGATGGAGATGTAGAAGAAGTTGACCACATCATCCCCAAAGCTGAAGGGGGTAGAGATGACTACAAGAACTTACAGTTACTCCATCGTCATTGTCACCATCAAAAAACTGCCGAAGACCGACAACGACAAATGGATAATAAGGGTCAAAAGAAAACCCAAAAGAAAACCAAGAAAGGTCGTAAATCGGAAACTAAGCAGGGAAGTGCTGTTAACACAGCGTAG
- a CDS encoding RecQ family ATP-dependent DNA helicase encodes MDWEQVRDRLQTVWGYPDFRPPQGEIVRCLLEKKDVLVVLPTGGGKSICFQLPALLQTGLTLVVSPLVALMENQVQDLKQRGLPAASFHSEIDRRQRKEILKQLESQALRLLYLSPESLLSPHIWERLIAPELMINGLMLDEAHCLVQWGETFRPAYRRLGVVRETLLQFKPQGSQISIAAFTATADLEACQTIETALKLQTPTYFKESPYRQNLQLQVKRVCTPAQRKQNLLSFIQQRKQQSGLIYARSRSVTETLSQWLNNKGYKSEPYHAGLSAGERRSIEEKWLEGRRQFVIATCAFGMGINKPDLRWVVHYQPPLLLSEYLQEVGRGGRDGNRATALTLVSEPTGLLYPEDKQREQYFIRQLRQQYQKARELMKRIPTEGKVATVEEISPHGAIVLALLHGCGQLEWLDPFHYRLLSRKQTPVNLSKILKPPQQMNQFLSTRECRWRFLLEAFGFTSQGFRCGNCDRCLRQ; translated from the coding sequence ATGGATTGGGAGCAAGTGCGCGATCGATTACAAACCGTTTGGGGCTACCCCGATTTTCGTCCGCCACAGGGGGAAATTGTCCGTTGTCTCCTAGAGAAAAAGGATGTTTTGGTGGTATTACCCACTGGAGGCGGTAAGTCGATTTGTTTCCAATTACCTGCTTTATTACAAACGGGGTTAACGTTGGTGGTTTCTCCTCTAGTGGCGTTGATGGAGAATCAAGTTCAAGATTTAAAACAGCGAGGATTACCCGCCGCGTCGTTTCATAGTGAGATCGATCGTCGCCAACGAAAAGAGATTCTAAAGCAATTGGAAAGCCAAGCCTTGCGTTTGCTGTATCTTTCCCCAGAAAGTCTATTGAGTCCGCACATTTGGGAGCGCTTAATTGCACCAGAATTAATGATTAATGGCTTGATGCTTGATGAGGCTCATTGTTTAGTACAGTGGGGGGAAACGTTTCGTCCCGCCTATCGCCGTTTAGGGGTGGTGAGAGAAACCTTATTACAGTTTAAGCCTCAAGGGAGTCAAATCTCGATCGCCGCGTTTACCGCAACCGCAGATTTAGAAGCCTGTCAAACCATTGAAACGGCGTTAAAGTTGCAAACCCCGACCTATTTTAAGGAAAGTCCCTATCGTCAGAATTTACAGTTACAGGTGAAACGGGTTTGTACACCAGCACAACGTAAGCAAAATTTACTCTCTTTTATTCAGCAACGGAAACAGCAGTCAGGATTAATTTACGCTCGATCGCGATCGGTGACAGAAACTTTAAGTCAATGGTTAAACAATAAAGGTTATAAAAGTGAACCTTATCACGCTGGGTTAAGTGCTGGAGAACGGCGCTCGATCGAGGAAAAGTGGTTAGAAGGGAGGCGACAATTTGTAATTGCGACTTGCGCCTTTGGGATGGGAATTAATAAACCTGATTTACGCTGGGTGGTGCATTATCAACCGCCCTTGTTATTATCAGAATATCTCCAAGAAGTAGGACGGGGAGGAAGAGATGGGAACCGCGCCACTGCTTTGACCTTAGTCAGTGAACCCACAGGTTTACTTTACCCTGAAGACAAGCAACGAGAACAGTATTTTATTCGCCAGTTACGTCAGCAATATCAGAAAGCTAGGGAATTAATGAAAAGGATTCCCACAGAAGGAAAAGTGGCGACAGTAGAAGAAATTTCCCCTCACGGCGCGATCGTGCTTGCTTTGCTTCATGGTTGTGGACAATTAGAATGGCTTGATCCGTTTCACTATCGGCTACTGTCTCGAAAGCAAACACCAGTCAACCTCTCCAAGATATTGAAACCGCCGCAACAGATGAACCAATTTTTATCAACTCGTGAGTGTCGCTGGCGATTTTTGTTAGAGGCGTTTGGGTTTACTTCGCAAGGGTTTCGTTGCGGAAATTGCGATCGCTGTTTACGTCAGTAA
- a CDS encoding photosystem I reaction center protein subunit XI: protein MAENMQYIQPYNDDVYVGHLSTPISDSGFTRAFINNLPAYREGVSPLLRGLEIGMAHGYFLVGPWTLLGPLRDSEGSAYLGGLIAAIGLILIATGALSAYGLTAFPNNDSKALYFEDRAPENLKTREGWSQFTGGFFVGAMGGAFVAYFLLENFSVVDSMLRGIVN from the coding sequence ATGGCAGAAAATATGCAATATATTCAACCTTACAACGATGATGTCTATGTGGGACATCTTTCTACGCCAATTTCCGATTCTGGTTTTACCCGTGCGTTTATTAACAACCTCCCAGCGTATCGGGAAGGCGTTTCTCCGCTCTTACGCGGTTTAGAAATTGGCATGGCTCACGGTTATTTTCTCGTTGGTCCCTGGACACTATTAGGACCGTTACGGGATAGCGAAGGGTCTGCTTATTTAGGCGGTTTAATTGCGGCAATTGGACTCATTTTAATTGCCACAGGAGCTTTATCCGCTTACGGCTTAACCGCTTTCCCTAACAACGATTCTAAAGCGCTTTATTTTGAAGACCGCGCCCCTGAAAACTTAAAAACCCGTGAAGGGTGGAGTCAGTTCACAGGTGGCTTTTTCGTCGGCGCAATGGGTGGCGCTTTTGTTGCCTATTTCCTTCTCGAAAACTTCTCAGTGGTTGATAGTATGTTACGAGGAATCGTTAACTAG
- a CDS encoding photosystem I reaction center subunit VIII yields the protein MTGEYAASFLPLILVPAVGLLMPAVVMGLLFIYIESEA from the coding sequence ATGACTGGAGAATACGCTGCTTCTTTTTTACCGCTCATTTTAGTTCCTGCGGTTGGTTTATTAATGCCTGCTGTAGTTATGGGTTTACTCTTTATCTACATTGAGTCTGAAGCCTAA
- the ndhC gene encoding photosynthetic/respiratory NAD(P)H-quinone oxidoreductase subunit C encodes MFALTGYEYFLGFLLICSLIPVIALTAAKLLRPSSGGPETRTSYESGMEPIGGAWIQFNIRYYMFALVFVVFDVETVFLYPWAVAFNELGLLAFVEALIFIAILVVALVYAWRKGALEWS; translated from the coding sequence GTGTTTGCACTAACTGGCTATGAATACTTCTTGGGATTTTTATTAATCTGTTCTCTAATCCCTGTGATCGCTTTAACTGCTGCCAAACTATTACGACCCAGTAGCGGCGGTCCCGAAACCCGTACCAGCTATGAATCGGGGATGGAACCCATTGGTGGCGCATGGATTCAATTTAACATCCGTTACTATATGTTTGCGCTGGTGTTCGTGGTGTTCGATGTCGAAACAGTTTTTTTATACCCCTGGGCAGTTGCCTTTAATGAATTAGGACTTCTCGCATTTGTGGAAGCTCTAATTTTCATCGCAATTCTGGTAGTGGCGTTAGTGTACGCATGGCGCAAAGGAGCATTAGAATGGTCATAA
- the nuoB gene encoding NADH-quinone oxidoreductase subunit NuoB produces the protein MNQGTLEQQQKEKIINPATRTGVTQDLSENVILTTVDDLYNWSRLSSLWPMMYGTACCFIEFAALIGSRFDFDRFGLLPRCSPRQADLIITSGTITMKMAPALVRLYEEMPAPKYVIAMGACTITGGMFSVDSPTAVRGVDKLIPVDAYIPGCPPRPEAIIDAIIKLRKKIANESIQERSGFIEQTHRYYSTTHNMKVVSPIHDGQYLSKGTWEAPPKELAEAMEAPISQALSESQTEKEEA, from the coding sequence ATGAATCAAGGAACTTTAGAACAACAGCAGAAAGAAAAGATTATCAATCCCGCAACTCGTACTGGAGTGACTCAGGACTTGTCAGAAAACGTGATTCTGACTACAGTTGATGATCTTTATAACTGGTCTCGATTATCCAGTTTGTGGCCCATGATGTATGGGACGGCTTGCTGTTTTATTGAGTTTGCGGCGCTCATCGGGTCACGATTTGATTTCGATCGATTTGGCTTGTTACCCCGTTGCAGCCCCCGTCAAGCGGATTTAATCATCACTTCTGGCACGATTACCATGAAGATGGCCCCCGCGTTAGTGCGGCTTTATGAAGAAATGCCAGCACCGAAATATGTGATCGCTATGGGCGCTTGTACCATTACGGGCGGAATGTTCAGTGTCGATTCTCCCACCGCCGTGAGAGGGGTTGATAAACTGATTCCTGTGGATGCTTACATTCCAGGCTGTCCGCCTCGTCCAGAAGCGATTATCGACGCGATCATCAAGTTGCGGAAAAAAATCGCTAACGAGTCTATTCAAGAGCGTTCTGGTTTTATTGAACAAACCCATCGGTATTACAGCACCACTCACAACATGAAAGTGGTTTCTCCCATCCATGATGGACAATATCTCAGTAAAGGCACTTGGGAAGCTCCTCCGAAAGAGTTAGCGGAAGCAATGGAAGCTCCCATTTCTCAAGCGTTGAGTGAATCCCAAACGGAAAAAGAGGAGGCTTAA
- a CDS encoding NAD(P)H-quinone oxidoreductase subunit J translates to MATEETQNQNEQEASQLVEAGAVSSWLTENNLDNQPLPLDHRGVEIIRVEADALLPVATALYQNGFNYLQCQGGYDAGPGKELVSFYHLAKVSDDAASTEEVRIKVFLPRDNPRVPSVYWIWKAADWQERETYDMYGIVFDGHPNLKRMLMNEDWVGWPLRKDYVSPEFYEIQHAY, encoded by the coding sequence GTGGCAACAGAAGAAACTCAAAATCAGAATGAGCAAGAAGCGTCACAACTGGTAGAAGCTGGGGCGGTGTCTTCTTGGTTGACTGAAAACAATCTAGATAACCAACCTCTGCCATTGGATCATCGCGGTGTAGAGATCATTCGTGTGGAAGCAGATGCACTGCTTCCTGTGGCGACAGCACTTTATCAAAATGGCTTTAACTATCTTCAATGTCAGGGTGGCTATGATGCGGGTCCTGGTAAGGAGTTAGTGAGCTTTTATCATCTGGCGAAAGTGTCTGATGATGCGGCTTCTACTGAGGAAGTTCGGATCAAGGTGTTTTTACCTCGTGATAACCCGCGTGTCCCTTCTGTTTATTGGATTTGGAAGGCAGCGGATTGGCAAGAACGGGAAACTTACGATATGTATGGCATCGTTTTTGATGGACATCCGAACTTGAAACGGATGTTAATGAATGAAGATTGGGTGGGTTGGCCCCTGCGTAAGGATTACGTTTCTCCAGAGTTTTACGAGATTCAACACGCTTACTGA
- a CDS encoding HAD family hydrolase, producing MSLKAVLFDFNGVIIKDESIHKELIEEILLGENLRPDAEEHNQLCLGRTDRACLSAILERRGRVVTEEYLDKLLRQKAQKYQDYLEAKEQLPIYRGVEAFIRDLWGAGLVIALVTGARRENVEYVLDRMKIKEAFAVIVTSDEITNSKPDPEGYLTAVERLNELYSDLNLTPEQCLVIEDTPSGIEAAKQAKMQVVGVANTYPFHMMQRQANWTVDYLQELELERIKQQFADVKMVDRTGN from the coding sequence ATGAGTTTAAAGGCGGTATTGTTTGATTTCAATGGTGTAATCATTAAAGATGAGTCAATTCATAAAGAATTGATTGAAGAGATTTTGTTGGGGGAAAATTTGCGTCCTGATGCAGAAGAACATAATCAGCTTTGTTTAGGACGCACCGATCGCGCTTGTTTATCTGCTATCCTTGAACGTCGAGGGAGAGTGGTAACTGAGGAGTATTTAGACAAACTTCTCCGACAAAAAGCACAGAAATATCAAGACTATCTGGAAGCCAAGGAGCAGCTTCCCATTTATCGCGGCGTAGAAGCATTTATTCGTGATTTGTGGGGGGCTGGTTTAGTGATTGCATTGGTGACAGGAGCGAGACGAGAAAATGTAGAGTATGTTCTCGATCGCATGAAAATTAAAGAAGCCTTTGCGGTGATTGTCACCAGTGATGAGATTACGAACAGTAAACCCGATCCAGAAGGGTATTTAACGGCGGTAGAAAGACTTAATGAACTCTACTCCGACTTAAATTTAACCCCTGAACAATGTTTAGTTATTGAAGACACCCCCAGTGGGATTGAAGCCGCCAAACAGGCTAAAATGCAGGTGGTGGGTGTAGCGAATACTTATCCATTTCACATGATGCAGCGACAAGCAAACTGGACAGTGGATTATCTACAAGAATTAGAACTCGAACGAATCAAACAACAGTTTGCAGATGTTAAGATGGTCGATCGAACGGGGAATTAG